AGTGCTTAATCAAACCGAGCAAATTGGTGCCAGTTTGAACTAGGGGACGCCGGAGGTCATACTCCGAAAGCCCTTCGAGCTTCCACAATGCATCCTCCCGGCCACTCTGTAGGTATCGATGAAGGTCTGCCTTCGGATTGGAGTCGATCATGTTGGACAGCTTTCCAGAGGCAACATGGCTGGCGCAAGACGCCTGACTGCTCGCCGCACGTCGAATGTGCGGAAGGAACATGGTTGCCGCAGGTGAGTTTCTGGTAGCCGCCGAAGGCGTTCCCAGACCTGGTGCGTGCACGGTCAGCAATGGTTGACAGGGTTGCAAGCTCAGCCGAAGCGTGAATGCATGGCTTCTTTCGAATCTCCCTATGGCATGACCCTTTAACTCCAAGTAGGGAATGTTGAGCAGGCGCGCCGGTACTACAGTTCTCTTCTTGGGAGAGAGCCTCTGTTTGAGCCGCACGATGACTTTCTGGAATGGCCGGTGGTCGCGGGCTCGGAGGTCTGGATCCAAGCCGTTCGCGTGACAGGCGAAGTCCGGCCGCTTTTGAACCGGATCCGTTTCAGCGTCCGCGATGTCCGGGCAGCGCACGCTAGTCTCGTCGAGAACGACGTCGAGGTTACTTCCGTGACGTCCCTGCCTGGCGTAGTTGCTTTCGTTGATTTAGCTGACCCCTGGGGAAACCAGCTTGGATATTACGAAGACTTGGCTCCCTCCAGTGAGCAACCGATCGCCGGAGGCAGCGTTCACGACGAGTCCCTTTTCGTTACCGACTGACCGCTCTACGCCTGCCCTCGTTAAAGCTGCGTAGATGGTCTTTGTACCGGCGTAGTATCAAAACAGGGGGGGGCGCATGGTACGGAGGCTGTTCGGTGAGATATCGCCAATGACGCACCGGATCGCGTCAGAACGGATGATCCTGCAGCGGCATGTGCAGAACTTCGCGTCCAGACGGAGGACGGCTCTACGGCGGGCGCAGTCATCCCTTCCTGTTCTGGTGTCCAGCCACAACAGCCTCATTCGACGTCGTCTTGGCGCTGTGGATCCCGCGCTCCAAGACAACAAAGCCATCAGCCTCGGACTAACCGCACCGAAGATCGACGGCATCCTTATCCGGCCTGGAGAAGTCTTCTCGTTCTGAGCCCTTGCCGGTCGCTGCTCGAAAAAGGAGGGATACCGCGAGGGCATGACAATCAGCACCGGCGCACCGGCGCGCGGCATGGGTGGGGGCATGTGCCAGTTCACGAACCTGCTGCACTGGATGGTGCTGCACAGTCCACTCACCGTCGTCGAGCATCATCACCACAACGGTCTGGATCTCTTCCCAGACTTCAACCGTCAGATCCCTTGGGGCACCGGGACGTCCATCGTCTTCAATTATCTGGATTATCAGGTAAAGAACTCCACCCCGTATACGTTTCAGTTCCGGGTTCACACCACGCACGAACACCTGTGTGGCGAATTACGGGTTGACGCGGAACTTCCGACGAAGTTCCATATCAGCGAAGACGACGCCTATTTCTACGAGCGCGACGGCGACGTGTATCGCCACAATTGCATCTACAGGACGCAGCGGGATAAACGCACCGGAAACGCTCTAGCCCGTGAGCTTCTGCTCGAGAACGAGGGCAAGGTCGCCTACGACCGCTCGCTGGTTACTGGAGATATCCTTTCTGAGCGACCAAGCCGATAACCAGCCAGCAGGCGGCAGATATCCCAGCCGGTTCAAGCGACGCTAATGAGGCCAACCTAGACCCGGAGCGCAACCGCGCAAGGAGGTGGCCCCACGATCGTGCTCGGAAAGCGCTTGATGAATATGCCCGACTCTGGGAAGCATCTCTAGCGCATCGCTCTAGTCCTGTGCTCTATGGGCGCATGATATGTGAAGACGGGAAGGGTGTAACTGCCTATTGGTCACTTCTGCTGTCGTCAGGGCAGGATTCCTTCGAGGTCAGGACCAGCGACGCAAATGTCAGTTACGAAGCGAAGATGGTCTACGAGAAGAAGTAGCAGGATGGTAATTAGGTGCCCCGCTGTCGCTTTGAGCCAGCAAGGGACTTGTGGATTTTGTGACTTATCGAAAAGGCTGGAATCTATGGTCGCCGCGTTCAAGTCGGCAGCATCGCACCGATCGTTGTTCGCTCGCCACCACGCCCAGTCCTCAACGGAGAGGACACCGGAGCGAGCAAGCGTGTTGGCGGGACCAAAGGTACCCGGCATGATGCTCCTGGCGACATGTCGGGCCGTTTCCGCACCGATGTCGGTCTCCTCATCCTTTTAGAAGCGCCTCGTGAGTCGCTTGCCATAACCTTTGCATCACGCAATTCCAACTCGAAGGATGATCTATGAGATCCGCCCGCAAGTACCGCCTCAGCAGGACCCAGTTCACACTCGCGGTCGTTGGCTTTATCGTCCTCAGCGCAGGGCTGTGGTGGGGCTGGTTCGCTTGGGATAACCAGTATGTTGTTGATCCGGTAACGGGTTCGTCCTCGGGGCCCTACGAGCTTTGGCAGGTTATTGGATGTGCTGCATCGTGGATCGTGCTCGGTTGGATCGGCAATAAGTTGCTGCAACCCTTGTTGGTCATCATCATTATGCCGGCGGCATTCACTACGGCTTTTGCCATTACGGCGGCACGCATGGATGATTCCGGCCTCTGGCCAGTGGGTGCGATTCTGATGGCGCTCGGGACCCTCGCCGGGACAGCCGTGCTCGTGGCCATCCTGAATTGGCGCTTGGGCATGACTGGGAAGCGCACAAAGTAAATTAGTTCTGTACTGCGTTGACCACTCTAACCTCGAAATTTCATGAGGGTGTGTGCGCGTCGGCGTTTTAAAGCCTGAAGGGTGCTCCGACGTGGGAAAATGTAGTTACGACACAGCATTTTCTAGAGACATCAGGAGCACCCTGCAGGTGAACTACTTTACCGGTTTTTATCCCTCTGTCAGAGTTGATTCCGCCGGGGATGGCGTAGTGTCGCAGGGCGGCGGTGCGATCCTGACGTCGATGGCGAAGGGTTCTGGACTCGCGGCTGGCTTGTCGGAGGCTTTGGAGCCGTGGCGAAAACCGTTCGCTACCCATGAGCCGGGCAAGATCTTGACCGATCTGGCGCTCTCGTTGGCGACGGGCGGGGACTGCGTATCCGATGTTGACCGGCTCCGTAACCAGCCAGAGGTTTACGGTTTGGTGGCCTCGGATCCTACGATCAGCCGGCTATTCACCACGCTCTCGCAGGTGAAGTCGGCCAAGGCGTTGGCAGCGATCAACAGTGCCCGTGCCGCGGCGCGGGCCCATGTTTGGACTCAAGCCGGCAAGGACTCACCCCTGCACGGGGTCAGTGATGAGAACCCACTGGTCGTTGACCTTGATGCGTCATTGTTGAATTCCCACTCGGAGAAGGAAGACGCACGCCCTACCTGGAAGAAGGGCTTCGGATTTCACCCACTGATGTCCTTCATTGTTCACGGCCTCGACGGTACCGGGGAACCTTTGGCGGTCCTGCTGCGGCCCGGCAATTCTGGATCCAACACTGTTTCCGAGCACATCCAAGTCGTGAAGGACTCCGTGAAGCAACTCCCGAAAGGGTACCGCTCCGGGCGCAAGATCATGATCCGCACGGACTCTGCCGGTGGCACGCACGGCTTCCTGGACTGGCTGAGCGCCCGGCACCGTAACTTCTCCTACTCTGTCGGGTTCCCGATTCACGGCGCCGTCGCGGATGTGCTGCCGTTGGTTCCCAAGGAAGGCTGGAGTAAGGCCTACGACAGTGACGGGTTCGAACGCGATGGTGCGTGGGTCGCCGATATCACCGGCATGCTGAACCTTTCGTCTTGGCCGGCCGGGATGCGGGTCATCGTCGGCAAAGAAGTCCCGCACGTGGGCGCGCAGTTGCGCATCACCGATATCGACGGGCACCGATACACAGCGATCGCCACCAACCAAAAAAAGGGGCAGCTCTCCGTGCTCGAGGTCCGCCACCGGCTCCGGGCCCGTTGTGAGGACAGGATCCGCAACGCCAAAGACACCGGCTTGGCGAACCTGCCCTTTCACGTCTTCGCTGGCAATGAGCTCTGGTGTCACGTGGTCATGCTCGCAGCCGAGATCATGGCCTGGACCCAAATGGTTGCCCTCACAGGCACGAAGGCCAGGGTCTGGGAACCGAAGAAACTCCGGGCAAGACTATTTGAAATCGGCGGCCGAATCGCTATCCATGCCCGCCGGACAACCCTGCACCTAGCCGCTACAGCACCGGAGGTGCAACTGCTGCTCAAAGGGATGAAACGTGTCGCGGCACTGAGCCCGCCATAGCCGAAACGGCCACCTGACCGCACTCAACCAGAAAGCAAAAACAGCATCGCCGTGACCGGCGTGGAACCCGTCACCGAGAACCGCCACCAAGCTAGCGGACACAATGTCACACCCACATGCCACAATCAGAACACTCAGGCAGCCGGTCAGCCCTGACCCAGAAGAAACCCCGCCTCATGAAAGTTCGAGGTTAGTGCACCTCATTGTGGTGTCTAAATGTCGAGAACGCCGTTGAGAGCGGTGGAGTGGGGCGGGATATTGCCCGTGTTGAGGTCCTCATCTAGCTGAACGGTGACGTGGGCCCAGGCACGTGGATGTCCTGCGTCATCGAACACTCGGTAGCTCCGGCGCAGGCGGAGGCTGGGTACAGTGCGGTGTTCGAACGACAGGACGATGACCGTCGCGGGCCAGGTCCCCTCTTCTGTGATTTTCACGTTCCGATAGTCGCTTTTCTTTCGGCGAAGTGTTGGGTGGTCTCTCGTCCATACGATGCTTGGGATCTCGAGGTCGTTGAATTGGGTGCGGAGCTTCCCGATAGCTATAGTGCGGGTCGCATCGGTCAAGTGCGCCAGAGGCCACTCGGTGCTGTTGACTCCGTCTAGGTCGAGGCGGTCCTGCCACACCGCGATCGCGCTCCGCTGCCGCTCATATTCGTACTCGCACGCGTCCTCATCCTCGGGGATCACGGGTTGTGATGGGAGCTGTTCCGTCTCGACGGTGTCAGGTAGCCCGTTGCTAACATCGATGGTGACTTGGCGAGCTTCGTACAAGACGATCCAGCCGAGCCTTTGATCATCGAGGACCTGCCGTGGTCCAGTGGGGTAGTAGTGTAGCGTGAGCTGCGTTCCGTCGAGGTCCACTCGGTGTACGAGGTGATCGACGAGGATCACAGAGCGTCCGCCGTCGGCATGGATTTGTACGAGTTCGGTTGCAGGGGTTGGCAACGGCAGAGCGGGCTCAACCTCATCCATCTGATCGTCACCGGCGCCACCGGTTTCCGCGCCATCGTCATCAGTACTACGTCTATGGGCAGGAAAGTCGCCAGGCCAGAACGGCTCTGAAGTCATCCACTCCAAATCGTCGGGATTCAGATGCTCGAAGTCGATGATTTCCGTGGATTTCTCAGGAGGATCCGGTGCTTCCATCCAGGTCGACGCGTCTCGCGGGTCACCAAGCCACAAGCCGCCAGAATCGGCGCCTACAGGGCGGCGTGCGCTTAGATCGCAGGCCACGGTGACGCCGTGAGGTGTGACAAACACAGCTGATCGCTGAACCACGTCGTCGGGTTCTTCTGAGTCTTCGGTCTCGTAGATGACCCAAGCCCCCCTCGGCGCCGGCCAAAGGCTCGCATGGCCGATTGCACGCTCAGGCAGCGGAGCTGTGGGCCATACAGCCCACCTGACTGTCGAGTCGTCGTCGATTATCGCAGCGACTGGCCGGGTAGCATCCGGGACTATTGTGCTCGTGCCGACGACTAAGGCATCAAGGGGAATGAGCGGTTTCGTATGTTTCGACACGGTCCTAGGCTACAACTACACCCGTCTGGATCCTCCACCCTTCACCATGTTGAATGTGGTGCCTCAAGACGGCTCTCAGTAGCCACTGCGCCCAGCCCCGAACAGGGACTCAACTCATTTCCATCGATCAAAGGCCCGATACCGGAACTCTTAGCGTCCGGTGTGGGATCGTTCTTCGCGCCATGCGAAAGCGCACAGGGTCCAGCGACGGATCGGCGAATTTAGACCATCGGTTTACGGGGCCCGCGGCTACGCTGTCGTCAACACTTTTTTCATGACTACGCGCGGCCAGGCATCCAAACCATGGGCACTTTCTACTTGCACCATCTGACGGATACCCTGCGACCACTGGTATTCGGGCACCCGAACGAATCCTAAGCGGGTGTAGTAAGGGGCGTTCCACGGAACTTCTTCGAAGGTCGTTAACGTCATACCCTCGAGTCCTTGTGCCACAGCCCAGCGCGCCACTTCTTCGATGAGTAACCGGCCAAGTCCCTGGCGGGCATGCATTGGGTGGACGGTCACCTGCTCGATGTGGGCGTGTCGGTCAACGTCGTCAACCAGAATGTAAGCTACCGATTCATTGCCCGAATCCGTAGCGACCCATGATCTGCCTTCTCGCTGGTACACGTCTAGGTCAGCCAAGTCTGGTGGCGAGTCGTTAGCGATGGCTGTCATGTTGATGGTTCGAAATGCTTCGCCTGCTGCGACTTCGATGTCCCGAATTCTAGGGAGGCCCTCTCCCCGCGCTTCCCTGATCACACGACTAGTCAATCAGAGGCCACCCGCCAGGGACCGACAATTTACAAAGTGGCGTATGAAGCCGACGGCGCCGGAGTCGTCTGGCCATAGGCTGGGCGGCATGGCAATCGTTCATAGAGCTACGTTGATTCCGTCGAAAATGAAACTCCTCGCACATTGGCTGCCCAATCAACCGTGGTTCAGGAAGAGCGGTCCAACAAACCTAGGGCGTGTCGGCTCCTTCCGTTTTGATGATCCAGACGGTGAGGTCGGCATCGAAACACTCATCCTTAAAAGTGAGAGCGCAGTTTTTCAGGTTCCGCTGACGTATAGAAGTTGCCCTCTTGAAGATGCCGACCCGTGTCTGATTGGCACTCTGGAGCACTCGTTCCTTGGAAAGAGATAGGTTTATGATGCCACCGGTGACCCTGTATATGCGTCCGCGTTGGCCGCCGCCATCCTGACCGGCCAGCCACAGGCCCACCAATCCTTCGAGCGCGACGGGAGACTCGAAGCAATTCCTGAATCCGTTCACCTGCAGAGCATGGGAACGTCCGGGACTAGCATTCCCATCATTTGCTCGGTAGTTTCCGACAGCGACGACGGCGTCACAACCATCTGTGCAGGGGAACTTGACCTATCGGTTAGTCGGGCACTCAATCTCGTCAGAGAGCCTTCTGGGCAGAGGCTCTTGACTGCCACGTGGGATGGGCAGACCATTCAGGTGCAATTCGCTTCTGTGGTCAGAGTCAGACATAGCGATGGTGCCTGCCCAAGAACTCACTAGTTTGACTAGTTTGCTTGGGCCGGTGCATATTCGTCGAGATCAGGATGTCGGTCCTCGATTGGCCTTAACCCCTGTCCGCCATCCGGGGTCAAGGCCAGTTCCAATCGGGTTTTCATTGTTCTTGCCGTCTGACCCAGACCCAGGATTCTGGCTCGAACTAGGCCAGGATTGGATATCGCGTGGGCCCTCGACCTTGGTTGGAATCTCGATCGCTATCTTCGGTATCTTGCCGTTCCTGCTGCGACGCCGGAAGCGCCAAGCGAAGGACGAGGATCTGAAGAGCTAAAGATTAGGACTGACGACGGACTGTCAAAGCAAATCGCGAACGAAGCCGATCGGCCCTGGTGAAGGTTGTCGTGCTGAAAATTATTCTTGATCAGATACTCTGCTCGCTGGCTTGGTCTGCTGTGTTCACAAGGAAGCGACCGGGTTGCCGAAATTCATGCATAAGCACCGCTATGGCAACGAAATTGAAGAAGACCAGGTAGGCCATTAGCCACCAGATGGAACTACTTTCCGGTAAAGCTTGAGCGATGAAGGCCAGTTGTAGCGACGATATGATAACAAGCTGAGTAGCAGCGTTCTTTCTCTGTTGAACTGCAACGCCATGGGTGACTTCAAGGTGTTTCGCCTCGACCGGACTCTTGCCTGATATCTGTCTCCTCACCTGCTTTTGTTCGTGGCTTTCAAGCGGCATCAGGACACTTACGCTTCCTATGTTGGCTGCCGGAGCGACCTTTTTTGCGTTGTAGATCAGTCCGACAACAAGAACGCCCACGGCGGCAATGATCATCCCGAATCGCAGGTTCTGCAGATTCATCCAAGAGTGACCGAAAGCAAGCGCCCCCGCTGTCGCGCCAAGCGGAATGAGGACGACGATTCCGATCGGGAAGTAAAGCAAATAATAAACCTTCATTGCTGTGCCCAAGCCGTTGTCAGCTATACCTTGTGCCAATCGAGTTGCTTTACCCCACCGGTCGTTGGATTCCGCCATAAGGTCTTCGATTCCACTCATAGTCTGATCTCCCCCGGTCGAGTATTCACTGCACCGATACCCTACAGGTAGCGATCCGTTCCGTACCGATGCCAATACAACCGCCAGGGTATGTCCATCGCTGGCAGCCTGCGGAACGATGGGCTAGCACTTCATACCTGCGGCCGAGCCCATCAAATAGGTGACCGGTGGGGGACTCCGCTGCGGGACGCTTATCTGGTGATGATCAATCTGCTGTTAGTAGAATCGACTGATGATTCCTTAAGATTGGGTGCC
This region of Arthrobacter roseus genomic DNA includes:
- a CDS encoding VOC family protein produces the protein MTGEVRPLLNRIRFSVRDVRAAHASLVENDVEVTSVTSLPGVVAFVDLADPWGNQLGYYEDLAPSSEQPIAGGSVHDESLFVTD
- a CDS encoding VanW family protein yields the protein MTHRIASERMILQRHVQNFASRRRTALRRAQSSLPVLVSSHNSLIRRRLGAVDPALQDNKAISLGLTAPKIDGILIRPGEVFSF
- a CDS encoding IS1380 family transposase, producing the protein MNYFTGFYPSVRVDSAGDGVVSQGGGAILTSMAKGSGLAAGLSEALEPWRKPFATHEPGKILTDLALSLATGGDCVSDVDRLRNQPEVYGLVASDPTISRLFTTLSQVKSAKALAAINSARAAARAHVWTQAGKDSPLHGVSDENPLVVDLDASLLNSHSEKEDARPTWKKGFGFHPLMSFIVHGLDGTGEPLAVLLRPGNSGSNTVSEHIQVVKDSVKQLPKGYRSGRKIMIRTDSAGGTHGFLDWLSARHRNFSYSVGFPIHGAVADVLPLVPKEGWSKAYDSDGFERDGAWVADITGMLNLSSWPAGMRVIVGKEVPHVGAQLRITDIDGHRYTAIATNQKKGQLSVLEVRHRLRARCEDRIRNAKDTGLANLPFHVFAGNELWCHVVMLAAEIMAWTQMVALTGTKARVWEPKKLRARLFEIGGRIAIHARRTTLHLAATAPEVQLLLKGMKRVAALSPP
- a CDS encoding GNAT family N-acetyltransferase, which produces MIREARGEGLPRIRDIEVAAGEAFRTINMTAIANDSPPDLADLDVYQREGRSWVATDSGNESVAYILVDDVDRHAHIEQVTVHPMHARQGLGRLLIEEVARWAVAQGLEGMTLTTFEEVPWNAPYYTRLGFVRVPEYQWSQGIRQMVQVESAHGLDAWPRVVMKKVLTTA
- a CDS encoding maltokinase N-terminal cap-like domain-containing protein — protein: MKLLAHWLPNQPWFRKSGPTNLGRVGSFRFDDPDGEVGIETLILKSESAVFQVPLTYRSCPLEDADPCLIGTLEHSFLGKR